TCGAGAATTGCTCCTGCTCTCCACTTCTCCCATACCCAGTCCACCAGGAACAGCTCTTCAGGCAACGCTTTAGGCTCAACGGGTCTTCTTCCACATGCCACTTCAAGCAACAAAGCGCCAAACGCATACACGTCTGAGCTGGTTGTCGGTTTGCCTGTGCGTGTCAGCTCCGGGGCTAGATAACCCAACGTGCCCACCACCGTGGTAGTGCTTGGATTGGAGCCGTGCTCATATAGTTTAGCAAGACCAAAGTCTCCAAGTCGTCCATTTAACTCAGAATCTACCAAAACATTCCCTGCCTTGATGTCTCTGTGAATTACAGTTTGTTCCCACTCTTCATGTAAATATAAAAGCCCTGCAGCCGCACCTTTGATGATTTTGAACCTTTGCTCCCAGCTCAGAATTGTTTCAGGATCATCAAAGAGGCACTTGTCCAAGCTTCCGTTGGGCATAAAATCATAGACAAGCAACAGATCGCCTCGCCGCCGACACCATCCTAACAACTGAACTAAATTCCTATGACGAAGACGACCAATACTGGCAATCTCAGACATGAATTCTCGCAAACCCTGCTTTGATTCATGCGAAATTCTCTTAACGGCGACTTGGGTGTTCGAATTTGACAGAGTTCCTTTATAAACTCGACCGAACCCACCAAACCCAAGTAGCTCTTTGTCTCTGAAACCCCTTGTTGCTTTCTTGAGCTCCTGGTACGAAAATCTGTGTGGACCAACATCAAGCTCCCAGACTTCAACTCCATCGGCGTTCTTGATTTTTCTAACGAGGtaaaaaaccaaaccaatacccaaaatcatcaacaaagaaCCTGAAACAGAAACACCAATGATCGTGCCCAAATGATTCTCTTTAGGCCCTGGGAGTGCAGGGAGCTTATCTAAATAGAGGCTTTTAGCCTCTCCATTCATTTGAAAGCTCCAGCCCATGATATAATGCGAGCTGGCGAGCAAAccagttgaagaagaaaatcctACATACATGGACTCTTGAAGAATTGATGAGAGGTCCACTTCAAAGGACAGAAGTGTATACCTTGGTTTCACAGATGAAGGTGAAAGCTTTACATCTAATCGATTATTTTGCGCATCATATTTAATCCATGCCTGAATTACCTGACCGCTCTGCAAATTAAGATCTTGCATATTTAATCCATCAAAATAAGCCGCCTGTACAGACTTGTTTGATACTAAGCTGTCGATGTCGATGCCAACATGGTTATCCTTGATGTCCCCGAACTCAAAGTCCTGTACAGTGTCAAACTCCACCGCGAGTATGTGGTTAGAGAAGTTGCCAACGTCGCTGGCGTTGAGTAGGCCAAGATAATTGCTTGGAAGGGCCCCCGGAAACTCTTTCGTGGGAGAGATTGTGAAGGCGAGGCCATGGCCGCCAAGAGTCGCATACTGGGGGACTATGGCGAAAGCAAAGGCGGTGGAGAAGGAGAAAGCTTTACCATTCGTGGAGTTCTTGAATTGGATTCGACGTGGGTAAAACGCGTGGCCAAGCACTCGCTGCGATTCGTTTGTTAGCCGTAGTATGCCATTGTCTTGGATCTCTGAGGCGCCATTCAAGCTCATGTTGCTGTCTGCACCTTTGAACCCGTTAAAGAAGAATTCGTCAAGCTGAGACCTTGCGGGGGTTGAGAGAACAAAGAAAATCCAGAAAAGTAGGAGTCTTTCTGCCATGGCTGCAATCAGAAATGAGCTGCGTGAACTTGAGGATGTGCAGGCGTGTTATGTTATATGGTGGGCGAGttcttgtgaaaaatatttgaactgTTTTGTTCACATTTTCCTTCGATTGGTTTGAGAGTAAGGAAAGGGAAGAGGGAAAGATAGCGGTATGTAGGGGGGGCGTGAGAAGAAAATCTGATTTCACAAAAGGGTTTGAGATTGTGATCGAAGGCAGCCCACCCCACCACCACTTCAGTCCACCGGCCACTTGAGTAATTGAAACTCGGAAAATGCTATAGCAACCGTTATTAGACACCAATTTTGAGTCCCGCTTCACTTGTACGCCACTATGGcatttcttcactttttttatttttcacttgtCACCCGCGTTTGACTTTCTCCCTCACATCCTTCAcactttcactttttttttttttaccttatcCTTTACGCTTTCACTTTCACCCATTTCATTTTCCCCAAACCAATGCCGATTGCACTCAAATCACGACAAACAAGAGACCAAACCAGTGCCCCCGATTGACTTCACCCAAACCCTGACGCACAAGAGAGCCACCTCGGACCAGCACAAGAGACCCATTTCCGGCACCGTGCGCTCTTCATTCGACctcaaatccaaaaaacaaaacctcTGCATTTTGTCTCCTTCACGATAGATTTCTCCATTTTCACATTTCATCTAGATTTATTGATTTCTTGTTATGAACCTAATTTTCACGACGTTGTTGGAGCTCAACTAAAGCAACAGCATTTTGAATCCTTATCTACTTGCCATTTGAGTGTTTCATTTACTTATCGTTTGAGTCCTTGTAGtaatttaatttcagagtctgtTATTTTACTTTACATGTGTTGCTCGGATATTTGTCTAGTTTGTTATCCCTTTGAGAATATAAGAGAAATAGGAGAATCCATTGTGGGCATCTAAACATTTTGCTTGAAAGCTGGAATTATATGGAGGAATTGGGAGCCTCGAACTTCCCAAGGTGTAGCCTATTTATCTGAAGTCTATTTTCTACCATTTatctcattttgttatttttatttgttcataattttccttttccGTGTTCTTCCAAGCACTCTTGTTTTTCCAACCACTCTTCCATGGAGGATCATAACATTTCTTTACTGGTCTAGATTTcttgatttgaattttttttgaatcTATTATTTCGGTGGACCACTCTTGTTTATCACTAGTCTAGGTTTATCACGGTAGATTTCTTGATTTATAGTTGTAATATTGTTCCCAACGACCTTGCATGCTGATCTCTGCTtgcagctaattttttcaacgCAAAAGAAGGAACGTCTAGTAGTTACCTTTTCTGTGATTGTTCACCAAGTTTCTCGACtattctataatttatttgGATATTCATACAAAAGTGATGAAAGTGCAAAGGattagagggaaaaaaaaaaaaaaaaagtgaaagtgAGAAGGTGAGGGAGAAAGTC
Above is a genomic segment from Juglans microcarpa x Juglans regia isolate MS1-56 chromosome 1D, Jm3101_v1.0, whole genome shotgun sequence containing:
- the LOC121265721 gene encoding L-type lectin-domain containing receptor kinase S.4-like — protein: MAERLLLFWIFFVLSTPARSQLDEFFFNGFKGADSNMSLNGASEIQDNGILRLTNESQRVLGHAFYPRRIQFKNSTNGKAFSFSTAFAFAIVPQYATLGGHGLAFTISPTKEFPGALPSNYLGLLNASDVGNFSNHILAVEFDTVQDFEFGDIKDNHVGIDIDSLVSNKSVQAAYFDGLNMQDLNLQSGQVIQAWIKYDAQNNRLDVKLSPSSVKPRYTLLSFEVDLSSILQESMYVGFSSSTGLLASSHYIMGWSFQMNGEAKSLYLDKLPALPGPKENHLGTIIGVSVSGSLLMILGIGLVFYLVRKIKNADGVEVWELDVGPHRFSYQELKKATRGFRDKELLGFGGFGRVYKGTLSNSNTQVAVKRISHESKQGLREFMSEIASIGRLRHRNLVQLLGWCRRRGDLLLVYDFMPNGSLDKCLFDDPETILSWEQRFKIIKGAAAGLLYLHEEWEQTVIHRDIKAGNVLVDSELNGRLGDFGLAKLYEHGSNPSTTTVVGTLGYLAPELTRTGKPTTSSDVYAFGALLLEVACGRRPVEPKALPEELFLVDWVWEKWRAGAILEVVDPRFGGEFNEHEAVVVLKLGLMCSYNSPKARPTMRQVVRYLEGEVPLPEAVEAPDAYDEKKVGAGGSELEDYLHSYPTSSNYGKVSMQSSVGDDIDADLEAGRSTSPLSLPSRGDAR